A genomic segment from Fusarium keratoplasticum isolate Fu6.1 chromosome 10, whole genome shotgun sequence encodes:
- a CDS encoding HET domain-containing protein: MELDPLPSAQHVRLFQLETSTSHSTPAISVQIFTLDKCPPFEAISFTWEGSKANGKDWDGEVLWNGQSKGIPKSLMQCLLQLRGERKADPLYWAFTISLDRHLDRDVFRPVADIAPVFAKASRTICWLGTPSPPSLGASAFDLIPTLCQARRAVLKDVASPKKMQSCGFDKVDPISILGEYQRLTNSVRPEAWQSMEELLRMRFFSRSWILMEILSAQQLVVQCGSAQVPWDDLCFALEACDLYKCPSPIKSDGLQMLLAAQAARRLLSIRPSRARRLVGIFAALDTPGVDAENPQDKILGANSIVRVKSTLRARYGGRSADDVSSTNTLNAFNIASQILNAILERPFTLSLARSADPALNPNWPSWIPNWGVPRQRYLLDSPAECFRASTVEQRNMPFLAGSRLRFAGLAVGTVRATAGYLPPRRHCDHYTASGGNSIFLGQWFEWAEEVSSRLRPIFPSRDPDRTLLEFVETIQAKGCDWKFATAMPVEHERYLAQARKFLDFLEDEDIEETYDIKLFYAACYPSHDRTFGITSNGRFCLLPKGAKAGDVICIPHGNKVPVVLRNKGDYYHNLGESYVHGLMYGEAYAIVGLETQRFVIR; encoded by the exons ATGGAGCTTGATCCCCTTCCCAGCGCGCAGCACGTCCGGCTTTTTCAGCTTGAGACAAGCACTTCTCATTCTACTCCCGCCATTTCTGTCCAAATCTTCACGCTAGATAAATGCCCTCCATTCGAGGCCATATCCTTCACATGGGAGGGATCAAAGGCCAATGGGAAGGATTGGGACGGGGAGGTCTTATGGAACGGCCAATCCAAGGGTATCCCGAAAAGCTTGATGCAATGTCTATTGCAACTACGAGGCGAACGTAAAGCAGATCCTCTCTACTGGGCTTTTACCATCAGTCTCGACCGGCACTTGGATAGGGATGTCTTTCGCCCAGTCGCTGATATCGCTCCTGTGTTTGCAAAGGCATCCCGGACCATTTGCTGGCTAGGAACCCCATCACCGCCGTCGCTGGGCGCATCTGCGTTCGATTTGATACCGACATTGTGCCAGGCTCGTCGGGCGGTGCTGAAGGATGTTGCATCCCCCAAGAAGATGCAGAGCTGTGGATTCGACAAGGTAGATCCAATTTCCATATTAGGAGAATACCAGCGCCTGACCAACTCTGTGCGGCCAGAAGCATGGCAGAGTATGGAGGAACTTCTTAggatgcgcttcttctcaag GTCATGGATCCTCATGGAAATCCTCAGTGCTCAACAGCTCGTCGTACAATGTGGATCAGCGCAAGTTCCTTGGGATGACCTGTGCTTCGCTTTAGAAGCCTGCGATCTCTACAAATGCCCTTCTCCGATCAAATCGGACGGGCTGCAGATGCTCCTTGCTGCACAAGCTGCCCGACGCCTTTTGAGCATCAGACCATCCCGAGCGAGGCGGCTGGTGGGGATTTTTGCTGCGCTCGATACTCCTGGGGTGGATGCGGAAAATCCGCAAGACAAGATCCTGGGGGCCAATTCCATCGTCCGAGTGAAATCCACCCTCAGAGCAAGATATGGAGGCAGGTCGGCGGATGATGTCAGCAGTACCAATACTTTGAATGCATTCAACATAGCCTCTCAAATCCTCAACGCCATTTTGGAGAGGCCCTTTACACTTTCTCTGGCCAGAAGCGCCGACCCGGCACTCAACCCCAACTGGCCATCGTGGATACCGAACTGGGGTGTTCCTAGGCAGCGCTACTTACTCGATTCGCCGGCCGAGTGTTTCAGGGCCTCAACGGTCGAGCAGCGGAACATGCCCTTTCTTGCTGGTTCCCGACTGAGATTTGCGGGTCTCGCTGTCGGCACCGTCCGTGCAACCGCTGGCTATCTCCCCCCTCGCCGCCACTGCGACCACTACACGGCGAGCGGAGGGAattccatcttcttgggGCAGTGGTTCGAATGGGCTGAAGAGGTCTCATCCCGTCTTCGACCTATCTTCCCCTCGCGCGATCCGGATAGAACACTACTAGAATTTGTAGAGACAATCCAAGCTAAGGGCTGCGACTGGAAGTTTGCAACTGCCATGCCGGTCGAGCATGAAAGATACCTTGCGCAGGCGCGGAAGTTCCTTGATTTTCTCGAAGATGAGGACATTGAGGAAACCTACGACATCAAGCTATTTTACGCCGCCTGCTATCCCTCTCACGACCGTACGTTTGGCATCACTTCCAACGGACGATTCTGTCTCCTTCCAAAAGGCGCCAAGGCGGGTGACGTGATATGCATACCCCACGGAAACAAGGTGCCCGTGGTGCTCCGGAATAAGGGGGATTATTACCACAATCTCGGTGAGAGCTACGTCCATGGATTGATGTATGGAGAGGCGTATGCCATAGTTGGGTTAGAAACGCAGCGTTTTGTGATCCGGTGA